One region of Edaphobacter bradus genomic DNA includes:
- a CDS encoding CDP-alcohol phosphatidyltransferase family protein, giving the protein MTWTSAFGKGSGWLLQKIVNGLALSRISPNTLTFIGLIINIIAAIFFGYGKGANSNRMFLYAGLTIIGAGIFDMVDGRVARQTNQVSIFGAFFDSVIDRYSDVAIFFGLLVYYARGNRLFYVGLVAFVMTACLMVSYTRARAEALIGTCKVGFMERPERIVCVILGALFNRWGVMAAALWVLAVFSTITVIHRIRYTYLETERMKRLAAQAEQHAQVSIR; this is encoded by the coding sequence TTGACTTGGACAAGCGCATTCGGCAAGGGCAGCGGTTGGCTGCTGCAGAAGATCGTCAACGGTCTCGCTCTATCCCGCATCTCGCCGAACACCCTCACCTTCATCGGCCTCATCATCAACATCATCGCGGCCATCTTCTTCGGCTACGGCAAGGGCGCGAACTCCAACCGGATGTTCCTCTACGCCGGGCTCACCATCATCGGGGCGGGCATCTTCGACATGGTGGACGGCCGCGTCGCGCGCCAGACCAACCAGGTCTCCATCTTCGGTGCCTTCTTCGATTCCGTAATCGACCGCTACTCCGACGTCGCCATCTTCTTCGGTCTACTGGTCTACTACGCGCGCGGAAACCGCCTCTTCTATGTCGGGCTGGTGGCCTTCGTCATGACGGCCTGCCTGATGGTCAGCTACACGCGTGCCCGCGCCGAGGCGCTGATCGGAACCTGCAAGGTCGGCTTCATGGAACGGCCGGAGCGCATCGTCTGTGTCATCCTCGGAGCGCTCTTCAACCGCTGGGGAGTCATGGCCGCCGCGCTGTGGGTGCTTGCCGTCTTCTCCACCATCACGGTCATTCACCGCATCCGGTATACGTACCTCGAGACCGAGCGCATGAAGAGGCTCGCCGCGCAGGCCGAGCAGCACGCTCAGGTCAGCATCCGCTAA
- a CDS encoding GreA/GreB family elongation factor, with product MPEQIMKRLEEEIKQLEYELTTELPAEIKKAVALGDLSENAEYHMAKQRQVFVNARLGQLKKRMGELAMVNLVNIPHDKVGFGATVTVFDAHKNEEIEYKLVTSEESDVSKGLISTTSPIGRAILGKKVGDTTTVVTPNGKRELEILKLVTIHDESV from the coding sequence ATGCCCGAACAAATCATGAAACGGCTCGAAGAGGAGATCAAGCAGCTTGAGTATGAGCTGACCACCGAGCTTCCAGCCGAGATTAAGAAAGCTGTCGCCCTCGGCGACCTCAGTGAGAACGCCGAGTACCACATGGCCAAGCAGCGCCAGGTCTTCGTTAACGCGCGCCTCGGCCAGCTCAAGAAGCGCATGGGCGAGTTGGCGATGGTCAACCTCGTCAACATCCCCCATGACAAGGTCGGCTTCGGAGCCACCGTCACGGTCTTCGACGCCCATAAGAACGAGGAGATCGAGTACAAGCTCGTCACAAGCGAGGAGTCCGACGTCTCTAAGGGGCTCATCTCCACCACTTCCCCGATAGGCCGCGCCATCCTCGGCAAGAAGGTTGGCGACACGACAACGGTGGTCACGCCCAACGGCAAGCGCGAGCTCGAGATCCTCAAGCTCGTGACCATTCATGACGAATCGGTGTAG
- the ruvX gene encoding Holliday junction resolvase RuvX, translating into MEDPAQHPVATPRIMALDVGDRRIGIALSDPLGYTAQPLLTLHRATLRADLKSVARLIRKHAITEVVVGNPLYMSGDQSPQAAKAQAFAQALADHLTPKGETTGETPGQPALPIHLWDERLTTTQAHRHLDDAGVSRGQAGRDERKGIIDQVAAVLILQAFLDARASSAR; encoded by the coding sequence GTGGAAGATCCCGCACAGCATCCCGTTGCCACCCCGCGCATTATGGCCCTCGACGTCGGCGACCGCCGCATCGGCATCGCGCTCTCGGATCCTCTCGGCTACACCGCGCAGCCGCTTCTGACGCTCCACCGCGCCACATTGCGCGCTGATCTCAAGTCCGTCGCCCGCCTCATCCGGAAGCACGCGATCACCGAAGTAGTTGTGGGCAATCCGCTGTACATGTCCGGCGACCAGAGCCCCCAGGCGGCCAAGGCGCAGGCCTTCGCCCAGGCCCTCGCCGACCATCTCACCCCAAAGGGAGAAACGACAGGAGAGACGCCTGGCCAGCCTGCTCTGCCCATCCACCTGTGGGACGAGCGCCTGACGACCACGCAGGCCCACCGCCACCTCGACGACGCCGGGGTCTCCCGCGGCCAGGCCGGGCGCGACGAGCGCAAAGGGATCATCGACCAGGTCGCCGCGGTGTTGATTCTACAGGCTTTCCTTGATGCCAGGGCCTCCTCGGCCCGTTGA
- the mltG gene encoding endolytic transglycosylase MltG, with protein sequence MLKFLGTLLVVLLLLAGFAFWLVHTPFGPAKETFVEIAPHTGTQAIGEQLEQAGVIRSRYGFAVLRAVAAVRGGRSLKAGEYRFDHPAPMTEVYDRIARGDVYTISLTIPEGYNIFDIAEAVEAAGLGKRDDFLAAERQHTELIAEWTAGRTPESLEGYLFPDTYRFPHHTTPVQMLTAMVRRFRQVAGQLGVMQDVPRVVTMASLVEKEVRQDAERPLVAGVFVNRLAKGMTLATDPTVIYAALLENRWRGTIYASDLKSPSPYNTYAHTGLPPGPICNPGVAALKAALSPAKTDYLYFVSDAAGHSRFAANLKEHNENVAAYRKAEGR encoded by the coding sequence ATGTTAAAGTTTCTCGGGACCCTGCTTGTAGTTCTGCTGTTGCTGGCCGGCTTCGCCTTCTGGCTTGTGCACACGCCGTTCGGGCCAGCAAAAGAGACCTTCGTCGAGATCGCCCCGCATACGGGAACGCAGGCGATCGGCGAGCAGCTCGAGCAGGCGGGAGTCATCCGCAGCCGGTACGGCTTCGCGGTGCTGCGGGCGGTCGCGGCCGTGCGCGGAGGCCGCAGCCTCAAGGCGGGCGAGTACCGCTTCGACCATCCCGCGCCCATGACCGAGGTCTACGACAGGATCGCGCGCGGGGATGTCTACACGATCAGCCTGACCATCCCCGAGGGCTACAACATCTTCGACATCGCCGAAGCCGTAGAGGCGGCGGGACTCGGCAAGCGCGACGACTTTCTCGCGGCCGAGCGGCAGCACACTGAGCTGATCGCGGAGTGGACGGCGGGCCGAACGCCGGAGTCGTTGGAGGGCTATCTCTTCCCCGACACCTACCGCTTTCCGCACCACACGACACCGGTGCAGATGCTGACCGCGATGGTGCGGCGATTCCGGCAGGTTGCGGGGCAACTGGGCGTCATGCAGGACGTGCCGCGCGTGGTGACGATGGCATCGCTGGTCGAGAAAGAGGTGCGGCAGGACGCCGAGCGGCCACTCGTCGCCGGAGTCTTCGTGAACAGGCTGGCGAAGGGAATGACGCTGGCCACGGATCCAACGGTGATCTACGCCGCGCTGCTCGAGAACCGCTGGCGCGGGACGATCTACGCCTCGGACCTGAAGTCTCCGTCGCCGTATAACACCTATGCGCACACGGGACTGCCTCCGGGACCGATCTGCAATCCGGGAGTTGCGGCGCTGAAGGCTGCGCTATCGCCCGCGAAGACCGATTACCTTTACTTTGTCAGCGATGCGGCGGGCCACAGCCGGTTCGCGGCCAACCTGAAGGAGCACAATGAGAACGTCGCGGCCTACAGGAAGGCCGAGGGCCGGTAG
- a CDS encoding outer membrane lipoprotein-sorting protein, whose translation MKKKWSGVAAGLLCLTPALTGCLSHTRIVPKTRVADVVISTSLDHMADQLSRRYADLHTFNASVEMSGITGGNLEGKETQSLSFAGYILMRKPEYLRVLLLVPLVRTQALDMVSDGDNFKLLVPSRHKAYVGNNTASTHSKNGLENLRPDVFFDSMFIQGPGKDEIISMTTDIRIIENEKKKKDLIEEPAYALQILAKPEGQTVRTLRVIHINSTDLLPYQQDIYDKNGQVVTKAYYSKYQFYGETPFPTSIRIERPKDHYSLTVAITKLTLNGHFDDDQFELKIPENIAIETMK comes from the coding sequence ATGAAGAAAAAGTGGAGTGGTGTGGCCGCTGGACTGCTGTGCCTGACTCCGGCGCTGACGGGTTGCCTGAGCCATACGCGCATCGTGCCGAAGACCCGCGTCGCCGACGTCGTGATCAGTACCTCGCTGGACCACATGGCGGACCAGCTCAGCCGTCGCTACGCCGATCTCCACACCTTTAACGCCTCAGTGGAGATGTCTGGAATCACCGGCGGCAACCTTGAGGGCAAGGAGACGCAGTCCCTCAGCTTCGCCGGGTACATCCTGATGCGGAAGCCGGAGTACCTGCGTGTGCTGCTGCTGGTCCCGCTGGTCCGGACGCAGGCGCTGGACATGGTGAGCGACGGGGACAACTTCAAGCTGCTGGTTCCGTCGCGGCATAAGGCGTACGTGGGGAACAACACGGCCTCGACGCACTCGAAGAACGGACTGGAGAACCTGCGGCCGGACGTCTTCTTCGACTCGATGTTCATCCAGGGGCCGGGCAAAGACGAGATCATCTCGATGACGACCGACATCCGGATCATCGAGAACGAGAAGAAGAAGAAGGACCTGATCGAGGAGCCCGCCTACGCGCTGCAGATTCTGGCCAAACCCGAGGGCCAGACCGTGCGGACGCTGCGCGTGATTCACATCAACTCGACCGACCTGCTGCCTTACCAGCAGGACATCTACGACAAAAACGGCCAGGTGGTCACCAAGGCCTACTACAGCAAATACCAGTTCTACGGCGAAACTCCCTTCCCGACGAGCATCAGGATCGAGCGCCCGAAGGACCACTACAGCCTGACTGTGGCGATCACAAAGCTGACGCTGAACGGGCACTTCGACGACGACCAGTTCGAGCTGAAGATTCCGGAAAATATTGCGATCGAGACGATGAAGTAG
- a CDS encoding TonB-dependent receptor, protein MNGTVFDPSGAVLTSATLHLRGAAGEQTTNTDSRGHFSLSTQPGNYDLLVEAPGFRPYLRTNLTVSPGHPVPLKITLQIATVAEEVDVPSESGLGTDAGSNKSALVFSGQQLDTFSDDPAAMQQQLQALAGSSPDLPPQLYVDGFSNGTMPPKQSIREVHINQNPFSTQSDRFGLGRIEIFTKPGSSKLHGSLEVLYGNSTLNARNPYTGPQPPYNNDYLVASLNGPLGKKSSFYLSGERSDLSQNEIVNAVTLDANLNRMTVSQPVANEAVAQTYSVRLDHQLGTNDTLVGRYTFSNTTQPAAGVGLLVLPSQAYSNHSRTQTLQLTETHIFSPKLVLDSGLQYIRTRQRQDSVSNDPTLIVQGSFSSGGSPNQALHDNQDPLELQEYFTLDEGRHLVRAGVRYRLLREANLATAGYNGEFIFSSIDTYRNTLLDLQQGLSPSDIRAKGDGASQFTLNVGTPSASLITGDLGVYAEDEWKATHDLSLNYGLRLESQSGIPDHLDIGPRVGFGYAIKRKNAKQPVLVLRGGFGIFYKRFASGDLLTSVRENGVTEQVYIVNNPDFYPTIPAQSSFDAGTTPSVYRLSPRLHSPVQLQGMIMAEHTFGKFGSLAVSYYPRRQYHELESLNVNAPFSGTGVRPYGGTQNIYQFSSDGISRGHDVNINGNFHPAKWIDAFVFFSIDHDKTDVGGAQSFASNSYNVGADFGDYAGFSPRKFFCGVNVRPPGWDTWINLFFVARSHADFNITTGRDNNGDSIYNDRPAFATDLTRPSVVRTAFGNFDTDPLPSQTIIPMNYGRAPSFTYLMMSVHKDFHLGPRPAAGAGGKVEPRPYRLQFGLTADNLLNTNNPGPPVGVLTSPLFGKSISLNAPFTGNTAANRALTLRTAFFF, encoded by the coding sequence GTGAACGGCACAGTGTTCGATCCTTCCGGCGCCGTTCTTACGAGCGCGACTCTACATCTTCGAGGCGCCGCAGGGGAACAAACGACTAACACGGATAGCCGAGGTCATTTCTCGCTGAGTACCCAACCTGGAAACTATGATCTGCTCGTGGAGGCGCCCGGCTTCCGGCCCTACCTGCGAACCAACCTGACCGTCTCGCCCGGACATCCGGTCCCATTGAAGATAACCCTGCAAATCGCCACCGTAGCCGAGGAAGTTGACGTTCCGAGTGAAAGCGGCCTAGGCACAGACGCCGGCTCGAACAAGAGTGCTCTTGTCTTCAGCGGACAACAGTTGGACACCTTCTCCGACGATCCAGCGGCGATGCAGCAGCAATTGCAGGCGCTCGCCGGGAGCAGCCCCGACCTGCCGCCGCAGCTTTACGTCGACGGCTTCTCCAACGGCACCATGCCGCCCAAGCAGAGCATCCGCGAAGTCCACATCAACCAGAATCCCTTTTCAACGCAGAGCGACCGGTTCGGGCTCGGCCGCATTGAGATATTCACCAAGCCCGGCTCTTCCAAGCTGCACGGAAGCCTGGAAGTGCTCTACGGCAACAGCACGCTCAATGCACGCAATCCTTACACCGGCCCGCAGCCTCCGTACAACAATGACTACTTGGTAGCCAGCCTGAATGGTCCGCTGGGGAAGAAGAGCTCATTCTACCTCTCGGGAGAGCGCAGCGACCTGTCGCAGAATGAGATTGTCAACGCCGTAACGCTGGACGCGAACCTGAACCGGATGACAGTGTCGCAGCCGGTCGCCAATGAGGCGGTCGCGCAAACCTACTCCGTGCGCCTTGACCATCAGCTCGGCACTAACGATACGCTGGTCGGGCGCTATACCTTCTCGAACACCACGCAGCCGGCAGCGGGCGTGGGCCTGCTGGTCCTGCCCAGCCAGGCCTACTCAAACCACAGCCGGACGCAAACGCTTCAACTCACGGAGACACACATCTTCAGCCCCAAGCTGGTGCTGGACTCCGGGCTCCAGTACATCCGCACGCGTCAGCGGCAGGACTCAGTGTCGAATGATCCGACGCTCATCGTGCAGGGCTCGTTTTCCAGCGGCGGCAGCCCCAATCAGGCATTGCACGACAACCAGGACCCACTGGAATTGCAGGAGTACTTCACGCTCGACGAAGGCAGGCACCTGGTCCGCGCCGGCGTGCGCTATCGCCTCCTGCGTGAGGCCAACCTGGCGACCGCGGGATATAACGGCGAGTTCATCTTTTCCAGCATCGATACGTATCGCAACACCTTGCTGGATTTGCAGCAGGGTCTTAGTCCTTCAGACATCCGCGCGAAAGGCGATGGGGCTTCGCAGTTCACGCTGAACGTCGGAACCCCAAGTGCCTCGCTGATCACGGGCGACCTGGGCGTGTATGCGGAAGATGAGTGGAAAGCAACACACGATCTCAGCTTGAACTACGGTCTGCGCCTGGAAAGCCAGTCGGGCATCCCCGACCACCTCGATATTGGCCCGCGGGTCGGTTTCGGCTATGCGATCAAGCGGAAGAACGCGAAGCAGCCGGTTCTTGTGCTGCGGGGAGGCTTTGGAATCTTTTACAAGCGGTTTGCCTCCGGCGACCTGCTCACCTCGGTTCGCGAGAACGGCGTCACCGAGCAGGTGTACATCGTCAACAATCCGGACTTCTATCCCACCATTCCTGCGCAGTCGAGCTTCGACGCCGGCACAACGCCATCGGTCTATCGTCTCAGTCCACGGCTGCACTCGCCTGTGCAATTGCAGGGCATGATTATGGCGGAGCACACCTTCGGCAAGTTCGGCAGCCTTGCAGTCAGTTACTATCCGCGCCGGCAGTACCACGAACTGGAATCGCTGAACGTGAACGCTCCATTTTCCGGCACCGGGGTTCGTCCGTACGGCGGGACGCAGAACATCTACCAGTTCTCGTCAGACGGAATCAGCCGCGGACACGACGTGAACATCAATGGGAATTTTCACCCCGCGAAGTGGATCGATGCATTTGTGTTCTTCTCAATAGACCACGACAAGACTGATGTCGGCGGAGCGCAGAGCTTCGCGTCGAACTCTTACAACGTCGGCGCCGATTTCGGAGATTATGCAGGTTTTTCGCCGCGGAAGTTTTTTTGCGGAGTGAACGTGCGTCCTCCGGGCTGGGACACGTGGATTAACCTCTTCTTTGTGGCGCGCTCGCATGCCGACTTCAACATCACAACTGGCCGGGACAACAACGGAGATTCCATCTACAACGACCGGCCAGCATTTGCCACTGACCTTACTCGCCCTTCGGTCGTGCGTACGGCGTTTGGCAACTTCGACACCGATCCCCTTCCGAGCCAGACCATCATCCCGATGAACTATGGCCGCGCGCCCAGCTTCACCTATCTGATGATGTCTGTGCATAAGGACTTTCACCTTGGTCCCCGTCCCGCCGCAGGTGCTGGAGGTAAGGTCGAGCCTCGGCCCTACCGCCTGCAGTTTGGATTGACTGCCGACAACCTTCTGAATACCAACAATCCCGGACCACCGGTGGGTGTGCTTACCTCACCACTTTTCGGCAAGTCCATCTCACTCAACGCACCATTCACAGGCAATACCGCGGCCAATCGTGCCTTGACGTTGCGTACGGCCTTTTTCTTCTAA
- the coaBC gene encoding bifunctional phosphopantothenoylcysteine decarboxylase/phosphopantothenate--cysteine ligase CoaBC, translating into MSVDRVKVTVGVCGGIAAYKAVEVVRQLQDAGFDPHVVMTRAAEEFVQPLTFAAITGHKVISSLWSEDAGASGGELSGIEHINEAQTTAALVVVPATADIVAKFAHGIADDFLSTMYLATTAPVILAPAMNVVMWQHAAVQANLATLRERGTTIVEPGSGYLACGMVGGGRLAEESQIVAAVGEVLSKTPATKDLAGETVLVTAGGTREPIDPVRFIGNRSSGKMGYTIAEAAQRRGARVILVSAPSALEAPAGVCELVRVVTSEEMETAVMQRLGEASLVVMAAAVSDYRMAEVATQKLKREGPRTLKLEPTADILQEIVARRRPGTLVIGFAAETEDVLVNGRAKLKRKGADALVVNDVSGSETGFDSDQNAGTFLTAETAVALPVMTKAQMAERILDEVVRLRAAREQGIGLRA; encoded by the coding sequence ATGAGCGTCGATCGGGTCAAAGTGACGGTGGGGGTCTGCGGCGGAATCGCCGCCTACAAGGCCGTGGAGGTCGTGCGCCAACTGCAGGATGCGGGCTTCGACCCGCACGTGGTCATGACGCGCGCCGCCGAAGAGTTTGTGCAGCCGCTGACCTTCGCCGCCATCACGGGCCACAAGGTCATCAGCAGCCTGTGGAGCGAGGACGCGGGCGCGAGCGGCGGCGAGCTGTCGGGCATCGAACATATCAACGAGGCCCAGACGACCGCGGCGCTCGTCGTCGTTCCCGCGACTGCCGATATCGTGGCGAAGTTCGCGCACGGCATCGCGGACGACTTTCTCTCGACCATGTATCTCGCGACGACAGCTCCGGTCATCCTCGCTCCGGCGATGAACGTGGTGATGTGGCAGCACGCGGCCGTGCAGGCGAACCTGGCGACGCTGCGCGAGCGCGGCACAACCATCGTCGAGCCGGGTAGCGGTTATCTGGCCTGCGGGATGGTCGGCGGCGGAAGATTGGCCGAGGAGTCTCAAATTGTAGCGGCGGTCGGCGAGGTGCTCTCGAAGACTCCAGCGACAAAGGACCTCGCTGGCGAGACAGTTCTTGTGACAGCGGGAGGCACTCGCGAGCCGATCGATCCTGTGCGATTTATCGGCAACCGCTCGAGCGGCAAGATGGGCTACACCATCGCCGAGGCGGCGCAGCGGCGCGGAGCGCGGGTGATCCTGGTGAGCGCGCCCTCGGCGTTAGAGGCTCCTGCCGGGGTCTGCGAGCTGGTGCGCGTGGTGACGTCGGAGGAGATGGAGACTGCCGTGATGCAGCGGCTGGGCGAGGCGAGCCTCGTCGTGATGGCCGCCGCGGTGAGCGACTATCGCATGGCCGAGGTTGCCACGCAGAAGCTGAAGCGCGAGGGCCCGAGAACGCTGAAGCTGGAGCCGACGGCGGACATTCTGCAGGAGATCGTCGCGCGCAGACGGCCGGGCACGCTGGTGATCGGCTTCGCCGCCGAGACCGAGGACGTGCTGGTCAACGGGCGCGCAAAGCTGAAGCGCAAGGGGGCCGATGCGCTGGTGGTGAACGACGTCTCAGGCTCCGAGACCGGCTTCGACTCCGACCAGAACGCAGGCACGTTCCTCACAGCAGAGACGGCAGTGGCGCTGCCGGTAATGACTAAGGCGCAGATGGCCGAGCGCATCCTGGACGAGGTCGTGCGCCTGCGAGCGGCACGCGAGCAGGGAATCGGACTTAGGGCGTAG
- a CDS encoding PP2C family protein-serine/threonine phosphatase, giving the protein MEDQVLAMLRDQLADIISGAVFLFIGLAAWSIAAIRRRSGVRIFVWLGIWSAMYGAMQLSESPAVLAASPRWLQISAPYANTSMTYLIVVVALLSFLELSLGRLRLLIQAAASVGLVIAIAAIGFFVFTGSNGNLMPYHHLLATCMLLVLTTVVAVPGLSRKYLVLPDRGVLAIGMLVFAIEALFANLAHLLSFEIPHILGHILDHLGFAILLFAFGYVALQLVFASERRLLSVENELAIAREIQTSILPRCVPEISNLSISAAYCPMTAVAGDFYEFIPVDQKRVGVLVADVSGHGVPAALIASMIKVAMQSVIPCAHDPRAVLSGLNHVLSAQLRRQFISVAYLWIDPENCKALYSAAGHPPLLRWREGKLERIESNGLLFGVLPDPDYPVCDLPIHSGDRFLLYTDGVIEPENASGDSFGDRKLEQVVRNNASRPPSELSDQLLSEIRLWQPASLAQQDDITLIVIDVV; this is encoded by the coding sequence TTGGAAGATCAAGTCCTGGCAATGCTCCGCGACCAGCTCGCTGACATCATTTCAGGGGCGGTTTTCCTGTTTATCGGGTTGGCGGCCTGGTCCATTGCTGCAATTCGCCGACGGAGCGGCGTACGCATCTTTGTCTGGCTGGGAATCTGGAGCGCGATGTACGGCGCGATGCAACTGAGTGAATCGCCGGCTGTCCTGGCGGCCTCGCCGCGCTGGCTTCAGATCAGCGCTCCGTATGCCAACACTTCGATGACTTACCTGATCGTAGTTGTTGCTTTGCTCTCCTTTTTGGAACTGAGCCTCGGCAGACTGCGGCTCCTCATTCAGGCAGCTGCTTCCGTCGGGCTGGTGATCGCTATCGCCGCCATTGGCTTCTTTGTTTTCACGGGCTCGAACGGCAACTTGATGCCTTACCATCACCTGCTCGCGACCTGCATGCTCCTTGTCCTGACGACTGTCGTCGCAGTGCCAGGATTATCTAGGAAGTACCTCGTTCTGCCCGACCGCGGCGTTCTGGCCATCGGCATGCTCGTTTTTGCCATTGAGGCCCTGTTTGCTAACCTGGCGCATCTCCTCAGTTTCGAGATCCCTCACATTTTGGGCCACATTCTGGACCACCTCGGTTTCGCAATTCTTCTGTTCGCGTTTGGATACGTTGCTCTGCAACTGGTTTTTGCGAGCGAGCGCCGCTTGCTCTCGGTTGAAAACGAACTCGCTATTGCGCGCGAGATACAGACCTCGATTCTTCCGAGGTGCGTTCCCGAAATTAGCAACCTTTCTATCAGCGCTGCTTACTGTCCTATGACTGCGGTCGCTGGAGATTTCTACGAGTTCATTCCTGTCGATCAGAAGCGGGTTGGCGTCCTGGTGGCTGATGTTTCCGGCCACGGCGTGCCAGCGGCGCTTATCGCGTCCATGATCAAGGTGGCCATGCAATCGGTCATCCCCTGCGCACACGACCCGCGAGCAGTACTGAGCGGGTTGAACCATGTCCTTTCCGCGCAACTGCGCCGTCAGTTTATCTCGGTGGCCTACTTGTGGATTGATCCCGAGAATTGCAAGGCATTGTATTCAGCGGCGGGGCACCCGCCACTTCTCCGCTGGCGGGAAGGTAAGCTGGAACGCATCGAAAGCAATGGCCTGTTGTTTGGAGTCCTCCCGGATCCCGACTATCCCGTTTGTGACCTGCCGATCCACTCAGGTGACCGCTTCTTGCTTTACACCGATGGCGTGATTGAACCTGAGAATGCCAGCGGCGATTCCTTTGGCGACCGGAAGCTTGAACAAGTCGTTCGCAACAATGCGTCGCGCCCGCCTTCTGAGCTATCGGATCAACTGCTCTCTGAGATACGCCTATGGCAACCTGCCTCGCTGGCCCAGCAGGATGACATCACCCTTATCGTCATCGATGTGGTTTAG
- a CDS encoding PP2C family protein-serine/threonine phosphatase, translated as METSEALLAQQQVVRLQALLEASRQIHSTIQLEEVLHIVLEIVVRELELTGAFFTTFPDTYGDVPLALQAAISSDTAPQADDVEAERCLRFSLRDKTGHLFTDLVVLVPEGRVLDLDETDFLESLAVQAAVAIENARFHERTLQWQRVESDLASARQVQLSLVPQRMPEIPQYRLAARSSACYEVGGDYLDLVEMPSGEVVIVVGDVAGKGLASALVGASFRSAFRAMVHAKLSLYDIATKMNLLHYGEGDESRRRYVTAFLLRLDPATHTLEVLNAGHNPAFLQAADGTFRKIAASGTPIGMLPFSSYVPEEFTLSPGTRLLVYTDGMTEVFHGEDEFGEARLMQAFLGCKEPTPERTLSTIWNTLEGFSGGGEQSDDMTALVLFRNP; from the coding sequence ATGGAAACCAGTGAAGCGCTTCTGGCCCAGCAGCAGGTGGTCCGCCTGCAGGCCCTTCTCGAGGCAAGCCGTCAGATTCACTCGACGATTCAGCTCGAGGAAGTCCTGCACATCGTGCTGGAGATCGTCGTGCGCGAGCTTGAGCTTACCGGCGCCTTCTTCACCACCTTCCCCGACACCTATGGCGACGTGCCTTTGGCCCTGCAGGCCGCGATCAGCTCGGACACGGCACCGCAAGCGGACGACGTCGAGGCCGAGCGATGCCTCCGCTTCTCCCTGCGCGACAAGACCGGCCACCTCTTCACCGACCTGGTCGTTCTGGTACCCGAGGGCCGCGTGCTCGACCTCGACGAGACTGACTTTCTCGAATCCCTCGCCGTGCAGGCCGCCGTGGCGATCGAGAACGCGCGCTTCCACGAGCGCACGCTGCAGTGGCAGCGCGTCGAAAGCGACCTGGCCTCGGCGCGGCAGGTGCAACTCAGCCTGGTTCCGCAGCGAATGCCCGAGATCCCGCAATATCGCCTCGCCGCGCGCTCTTCCGCCTGCTACGAGGTTGGGGGAGACTACCTCGACCTCGTCGAGATGCCCTCGGGCGAGGTCGTCATCGTCGTGGGAGACGTCGCCGGCAAGGGGCTGGCGTCGGCGCTCGTGGGAGCGTCCTTCCGCTCCGCCTTCCGCGCGATGGTGCACGCCAAACTCAGCCTCTACGACATCGCCACCAAGATGAACCTGCTGCACTACGGCGAGGGCGACGAGTCGCGACGCCGCTATGTCACGGCGTTTCTGCTACGTCTGGACCCTGCGACCCACACCCTTGAGGTCCTCAACGCGGGGCACAATCCGGCCTTCCTGCAGGCCGCCGACGGAACCTTCCGGAAGATCGCCGCCTCCGGAACGCCGATCGGGATGTTGCCCTTCTCCAGCTATGTACCGGAAGAGTTCACTCTTAGCCCCGGTACGAGGCTTTTGGTCTACACTGACGGCATGACCGAGGTCTTCCACGGTGAAGACGAGTTCGGAGAGGCGCGGCTGATGCAGGCCTTTCTCGGCTGCAAGGAACCGACCCCGGAGCGCACCCTGTCTACAATTTGGAACACTTTAGAGGGATTTTCTGGCGGCGGCGAGCAGTCAGATGATATGACTGCGCTGGTACTGTTCCGCAACCCATAA
- a CDS encoding ATP-binding protein, which yields MEEHRSSIELRLPSRLGFEKVAMNTAASVAHLMGFGEERIEDLKTAVAEACINAMEHGNKLDEALVVGVIMSMSTDALEVKILDTGEGPQKKAIPPDIDKKMHEEEEPRGMGMFLIESLVDEVEWVSAPPQGSYARMVIRLHPSKQ from the coding sequence ATGGAAGAACACCGCAGCAGCATCGAGCTCCGCCTCCCCTCCCGGCTCGGCTTTGAGAAAGTTGCCATGAACACCGCCGCGAGCGTCGCCCACCTGATGGGCTTCGGCGAAGAACGCATCGAAGACCTCAAGACGGCCGTCGCCGAAGCCTGCATCAATGCCATGGAGCACGGCAACAAGCTCGATGAGGCCCTGGTCGTCGGCGTCATCATGTCGATGAGCACGGACGCTCTGGAGGTCAAGATTCTCGACACAGGCGAAGGGCCGCAGAAAAAGGCCATCCCGCCCGACATCGACAAGAAGATGCACGAGGAAGAAGAACCCCGCGGCATGGGAATGTTTTTGATTGAATCGCTGGTCGATGAGGTCGAATGGGTCAGCGCGCCGCCGCAGGGCAGCTACGCCCGCATGGTCATCCGGCTTCATCCGTCGAAGCAATAA